tacattaaaaaattatttcatttacTATAACTATAATTAATCACATCATTTTTTATTACATAAACGTGTTAACCAAATAACCATTACttgaacgacccagtgcacttgctggttagtggtacgagttgtaAAAAGTGtaatttacaatttcgtgcaccaaagtgCGATCTATGATTACAGATATTTAGACAAAGTTCAATTACGTGGTGAGCTATCGCAAAGTATGGAAAACATAACAAATGTAGCAAATTCCTGGATAAACATCAACAACTAATAGTAACACGTTAAGGTGAAGTTTATCGAAACTTTATTATTAATCATACacatacattaaaaaattatttcatttacTATAACTATAATTAATCACATCATTTTTTATTACATAAACGTGTTAACCAAATAACCAAATAACTATAATTAATCACATCATCATAATAACTGCATCAATAATACACATTTTAACTAAACTAAGTTTTTAAACTAcactaattaatattaatataccAAATGTATGTCTTTAAACAACATtaacaactaaatttttattttggtctCTGAAATTCACGTGATTATCCATTTTGGTCttcgaaatttaaaattacctaTAGTGGTCTTCCATATTAAAGTTTAGACACCAATTTGATTTCTCAGCCATTTTTAGCGATGACTCAACAAATAGAGTGTTGAAGTGGCACCCATCCTGCTACATGAACATTGTAATGACTAGCTGACATTGCAAGATTTGTATTTTGGACCTAATTCGGTCCCCGAAACCCTTTacatcctcttcctcttctttattCTCCTAACTTCTGCATCCTCCTCTTTCtcccccttcttctttttcttctcctaacTGATGCTCAAACAAAGAGAGAGCATCCCCAAACATTCCAGTCTGAGAATATCTCATGACCATAACATTCCAAGAAACAATATCCTTCAACTTTGTCCTTTCAAAAACCCTATTTTCTTGATCCATCTTACCACAATTGGCATACATGTCAACAATAACATTCCCCACAAAAAATATCATACACCAATCCACTCCCAACAAAAAAACCATAAACTTGTTTTCCCTGTATCGAAAAGCCAACAAAAGTGGAAACAAGAAGTATGTCAACAAGGCTCACAAGATCTAGCGATAACCAATTATGAGTGGTCATTTTAATAAACAATTAAAGTACCGTATTTGTCTCAGAAGCACGAAAATAAGCAAATGCAATGGAATTCCAAGAGACCAAGTCCTGAATGCTCCTTTAGCACAATTCATCAAACATGTTATGCGTGTCTTGGATAGAGCCACGCCTACGGTACATGCCAACCACAACATTATAAACGAGGATATTAGAGTCGAAGCCAGATCGCAGAACAGTAGTGTGGAAGGAAACGCGGACAGAGAAAGAGGAAATATCAGCATAGGCCTTAAAGACAAAAGGAAGGCGTAGTGGTCAGGGGTCCACCCATGATCCTTCATCTAATTGTAGAGGGCAACAACACCGTGAGAGTCCCATGATGAAGGGAGTGCCTTATAAGTTAACCCCACCAGAAAACAGAGAGCGGTGATCGAGGAAAGGATGAAGAGGAGGACAGTGGCACGGATGGTGGAGCTGAAGGCGATGATTGTGGCGATGAGATGGTGGATAAAGTAGTGGAGAAGCCCCTGCATTGTGACTTGTTATTGCAGGAGCTTGGCATGGGTTAGAGAACTGCATTATCTTAAGATTGTAGGATTGATTATGATAGTGAAATAAGAAAAGCGAGTAGTAATGAGTTATGGGAGCGATAGCGACAATGGAAAATGAAGACGGAGGTGGAGGAGGAGGACGGTGCAGAAGTTAGGGTTTTGTGGACTAAATTGGATCCAAAATACAAATCTTGCCACGTTAGCTAGCCATTGCAACGTCCACGTGGCAGGAAAAGTGCCACTTCAGCACTACATGTGCTGAGTCATTGCCGAAAAGGATCGAGGGACTAATTAGTGTTCGAACCTGAAGTTGGAAGACCACTATAGATAATTTTGAATCTCGGAGACTTAAATGAATAATTGCGTGAATCTCAGGAACTAAAATGGAGATTTAGTCCAACATTAACTAATACTAATTAAcactaaaactaattataactaatattaaaaaaattaatttacataTCTTAgataatgtaaaaaaattcaataatatattCTTCAGGTTTAGTAAGATCATGTGCCCGTATTTTTTCCTTCAAATTTTGTCTTCCACGGTAGGAGCAAAATTTTCTTCTCTGAGTTGAACTAATGATGAAGACAGTGAAAGTGACAAAGTGAGTGTAAAAATGAAGTTTCTTTCACCATGTTTTGTTCTTTAGTTTATAGAGTTATGGGAGAGATAGAAAGGATGAAACCCCATTTTTTTATCTAACTAACATACATGCTCGACACGTGTCCGAGGAGCATACAATTCGTCACCTCCATTTGTCAAGGCGCTCATTCTATTTTACTAGGTAAATCCCCGCGCGATGCACGGGTTATTTTACCAAACATATAACATTCAACTGTGTATATATCTGTAAAGAGTAAAGACACATATTTTTAGTATTCATatcattttaaaagaaaatctaataaataaaaaagctaATTCTAATTCTtaatttaacaaattattttaaaattcctATGTAatgtatcttttaaaaaataaattttatgtaatATTTCACAATGTCAATTTTAGAAAATATCAAAGTgtagcaaaataaaaagaatttactTTTCGTATACATAatctattttattgtatttatatataatttgtttataaaaagattaatatatatttataatctaATGTACATATATAAACTATGTTATCTTGTTTATATGTACTggatcattttttatataaaaaatataaataaatttttatatttaatattattttcctAATTAAAGAATATACTGTTGCATTAtgcatttaatttttaataaaaaaattatacgatttttacttttttaaccaTCTCTATTCCTAAAAGCAACTATATCCTCTTACACAGATACATAAAAAATTCTCCCTTTCTAAGAAAATAATTAACCTCAtgacaaatttaaatatataatgcATGAATATAAAAGTTTATACATgtattaatctttttttatcttataattACCGTATTGATGTAGTAGTCATTGTTTTTTAATCCCAACTACACTTTGAATTAGACAaaacgcaaaaaaaaaaaattgtttatcaATTTATGTTCTCAAATTCTTCAGAATCAAACCTTTTTTTTCCTATTGTAAAAATTATTTCTTCATATATATGCTAATAAAAGTTATAATTATGTTCTCACATGCACATGCACACAACTTTTGTGATAATTCTTCAGCTTCTATGACAATTTTCTACTATGACATGACTACACAAAATAATAAAGGGTAATGCTATGGtgttaaaagtaatttttttcagTACATGCTGAAATGAAGTGGCATGAAAGAACTGTGGACGCGTGGTTCACCTATAATCACAATGGGAAACAACAATTGATACACAACAGATGGGTGTCAATCATCCgtcaattaaagaaaaataatcgGTGATGTTTGCAACATAAATTAATACATAATTGaaagattaattaatttttaagggagataatctttttttttccttttttggtgTTTGGACCAAGAAATACtcttttaaacataaaattcaaattggaCCATGAATTGCTATTATAgtaataataaacaataaaaatataaaatccaaGAGAATAAGTAatgataataatagtaataataattataatcttatatatatatatatatatatcactaCTAGAAAAGTAGTTATTACAGAGGGATATTTCCGACGAATTTTATCCCACGAAAATACAGACAAAATTACAGAGAGATTTTTTgacgaaaaacaaaaaaaatgaattagcataaattacagacggaaaaagaaatccgtcgataattccgtcggaaaaattaattttttcccGTGAAAAATagttacagacagaaaatctgtctgtaattaaataaacaaaatgctgcattttattaaattattacagacgaaaaatccgtctgtaatttaaaatttttcgtcggaaatatttgatattttaggTTTATGATGGTTGGGGTTATGTTTATCCACGAGCTCCATTCATTCACAGCACACAAATCAAACCTAGCATTCCCCACAGCGCCACCACCGAcgagcttcttcttctcctttcctCACCCACAGCGCCACCGCCGGCCACTCTAACCGCCGCAGCtactttctccttcttctcctcttctttaAACACTGAACCAGTAGAATACAGCCCCTGTGTCTCTCGTTCGCAGAACAAAGTAAGCTCAAGCTCCACCACCGCCGCGCCTCTCTCTCCTTTTATCCCCTTCAGTTCTGGCTCGCATACCTTCGCGCAAGCCCTAGCTCCGTGGCGACCAAAATCAGTTCCACCGTCAGCCGCGGTTCCACCTCTCTCTTGCCCCCTGTTCGAATCGATATGGTGCGtgaactagggttttggttttgtgGCAGTGGTTGTTCATCGTATTGGCAGCATTATATTTTTCCCAGActtcaactcaaaattcatatgattttttttgcttATCGTAATCGCTGTGCTTTCTCATTTCTTATTGTGATCTATGTGctttttcagtttctttttTAGTTACTAATTCAAACTTTTGATTGAGGACCATGATTGGTTTGAATCTGAATTATAATTGTTTACAATATTTTGTCAGTATTAGTTTGGGAGGGAACTTGACAATGGTGGATCTTCCTGGTATAACTAGGGTTCCTGTTCATGGCCAACCTGAAAATATCTATGATCAGATCAAGGATATTATCATGGAGTATATTAGGCCTGAAGAGAGCATTATTCTGAATGTTCTTTCTGCTACCGTTGATTTTactacttgtgaatccataAGAATGTCTCAGTCTGTGGATAAAACTGGTTTGAGAACCTTGGCTGTTGTAACAAAGGCCGATAAGTCTCCTGAAGGCTTGTTGGAGAAAGTAACTGCTGATGATGTTAACTGGTTTGAGTCTCATCCAATGCTTTCAAAGATTGACAAATCCATTGTTGGTGTTCCTGTTCTGGCACAGAGGCTAGTTCAAGTTCAAGGCATGATCATCTCCAAAACTCTGCCCGAAATTGTGAAGAAAATCAATGAGAAGCTGACTTACAAGCTGACTTAATTTCACCAAGATGCTCAACCAGAAGTTCTCCCTCAATCACAGGTACCTCTTCATATCTTTTAGCTGacttcaaattaaattatgcaaaaatatttatctaatttgttTATTTGGTTCTTGGTTGGAATCTGATTGCGACCAACATTTCGATGGGGCCTACTGAGATCCCTTCTCAGTCAACGGAGACTATTAAGATTCCTACCGCTAACTATGAGTTTGGTGCAACCTTCATTGATCATCCCAAGGTGCTTTCCCCCCCTCTGATTTTGCTTAGTTTCGTTTCGTTGTTGTAAGTTCCAACACTCATTGACGATGATATATTGTGCTTGGTTTAGTTGATGCTGTTGGGGAGAATATTGACTGATGGAAGGCCCAATGCAAGAGTCAAGTGCGACGTCTCTGAAAATCTCACTCTTAAAGCCAGTGCTCAGGTATTTATGCTCCTTTTCTATTATAAGGGAAATGCCACAATTTTTCTGTTGTTTATGAGCCTTTGATATTCTGCTACACAATTTCAGAGGAGTCTCAATGCACAACATAAACAGTCGTCTTAATATGATGAACAAAAACAGAGAGATATCCCTTTGTGGACTGAAAATGAGGGCTGTTCAGCTTTCAACAGATCACAGCACAAGTATTGAAGAGGTgtgtttccttcttttttttagaaaaaaaaatgtttttgttGATCAATGAAGTAAATAACAAATGGTATTTATTTTGAGAAGCTAAGGAATTGTGGTCACATCTTGAAATTCTGAAATGTGATCCACTAGACATACATTAGTTATTGAATTGCGTTCTACTACTTGGTGCTTGCATGTGTATGTGTGAGTTGTTtggaatttgaataattttgtttatgtttCAGTTTTTTCTGTCTCATTGGCTTTTATTCACATTTCAtcatcataatattttttactatcCCCTTTTTGTGAGCAATGTCTGCATATTTTCAACTCATTGACAACTCAGATGTTGATCAAGTTGTTGTGCCTGATGTCAGTTTCCCTCTTCTCCATTTATCTCCCTCTCCTTTACTTGCACACGCCATTACTAAAttatgtttcttttcttttcgtgCATTCAACTCAAAATTCATATGATTTTATGTGTTCTATTTATTATGAATGCTTTATTTGAACTATATGTAGGTCATTGAGTATATTCATTTCTTACAAGAGAAGGTGCATAAGTATGAAGGTTCATTCCAAGGATGGAACCACGAGCCAGAAAAACTGATGCCATGGGTAAATAACATACGAACTGCTCTTATATGGTGTGaaggattttaatttttgaccaTGGTTGTTTGTTTTCCAGTGGATAGAGTCATTAGTATCATATAGGCAATTTAATGCATATGCTTCTGAATTCAGAAATAACCATAATGATCGTCACATCTTTTATCCAAAAACTGATTTTCAATTCTTCATTCAACATAACGCAGAGGAATAATGACAAGCCAGCAGAGAGTTTTGAAGCTTGTGGCACAAATAGCGGGTCAGGTCCATCGCCAACCTTGCTCTTTGCTTCAAAGATTGATGAGAAAAATATCACTCTCTCCCCACCAATTACTGGAAGTTCTCAGAAACTAGAACCTGGCTTGAACACAGCAACTCCCTTCAAGAACATGGATCATCCTCCTGGAATAACAAACAACACTTTTCCAATTCCTATTTCTTCACCGCCAAACTTCTTCCCTCCTAGAAAAAGCATTGGTCTAGGCGAAATGCCTCACGTCACACATAGACTTCCATCTGATGCTGGGAATGGCATATACCAACCTTCAGTGGAGTGTCAGACTGTGACTGCTACTAATGAAAAGTTGAAAGAGAAAGAGCTCGCTATTGAAGGTGGTGCCATTAGCATCTCAAGTGTATACTCAAAAGGGTGAGTATTTACATTATTATTTGATTGTGTTCATGGATAGAGATCGGATGACTGTATAAACCTTCAACCACAGCTAAAATTACACTTGACTCTGGCACCGGACCAAATAAATGATTAGCAAGAGTTATGTTTTACAACCATAATTTGGACTTATTTTATGTCTGTTATATGATGAAATTTTCTACTAACGTGCTGCATAATTGTGGGAAAGAAGTGTATAATTTCCACTTTGATGTGGtgctgcattttttttatataatatattaaaggAAGTATGTTGAACATGGGCCAGGTTGTTGGATACACTTACACATGCACTACAGAGTTCGGGAGTGGATTTGTCACAGGCTAGCATCTCAGTGCAAATTGAGCTTCGTAAGCAAGAAAACATTATCAGACCAACTTTGCCAATGTCAATGTGTGGCATTAAGGTAAAGCTCACTCTCCAGTTCCCCTTTCCATTTTCTAATTTGAGTTCCATACTTCCATATCTCTAATTTGTTAATGATTTTTCTGTCTAGGGCGATGAAGTTCCTTCTAACAAAATAGAACACATAATAATAAAGCATTAATAATATTAGTTGAGCATAGTGAGTGAAGTGATACATGCCATTTATATGAATCATCATGATAAAATTCAGTACCATACTCTTTAGACACTTGATCTATTAAGTGGATATGACATAAATGAAGCTACACCATTTATTGAGTGGAGTATTAACTGGATATTGATTTGAAATTGTTGTGTGTACTTATGTACACATCGAAATTGACATAATACATTTTAAAGTATGTTAAAAACAAGTTTTTTGATGCAGCTGTGCTACTTTAAGTTGTGATCAAAACTTCACGTCTTGAGTGCCTTTAATGACTTCTATGATTGATGTAGGGAAGTTTTGCTTGCAAATGTAAAGGTTGCAATCATTGGAGGAGGATTGATGGGCTCTGGAATTCAAACAGCAAAAGGTACTAactttagtttcttttttcttttatttttcatggaTCTTTATATTATTATGTTTATACTGATTTTCTTACTCTGTCTCCTCTATACGGAGTGCCCGAAATCTGGATGGGTATCAATAGAAATCAACATTGATACTGTAGAACGTACACAATTATTGTCAAGTTTCTTATTCACCATTCATTTGACACTTGAGAGATTGTTGTATCTGAGTTCTAAATTGATATGGAGATTTTGgagtttttcaatttttgttttagtaTGGAAAATAACACAGCTTTTAGTATAGTTGATAGTTTTAGTATGGTTGAATAATACATTGAGGATTATAGTTGATGTATCAATacattttgtttgtattttgaattatattgacttgtttgtttattatagtacttttcttttagtttgataatacaatgaatttgtttattttttgaaatattataaatatttgaatacaaattagataaaaatttgtattaaatttatatttattttgtatgaaaacaagtttattttataattgaaaaaataaaaaatttctatttaaaccttactgacggatttacagacggattttctgtctgtaatcagAGTGTGAGATGATTTTTCAAGGTTCAAATcacagacgaaaaatccgttggaaaatctgtctgtaattacagatgaaaaatccgtctgaaaatccgtctgtaattacagacggaaaatccgtctgtaattacagacgaaaaatccgtcggaaagttCGTCGCCTTTGGGAAATGGATAGAAAATTTACAGAGGGAGAATCCGTCGGTAACTGataaaaatctgtctgtaattttCCGACGGgacttttacagagggacaaaatccgtcggtaaccaaaaatccgtctgtaataaagaATAAATCCGTCtataaatctgtctgtattaatcaATTTtctagttatatatatatatatatatatatataaagacaaCTACGATATGGAGACACAGTAGTTCACGTTTCAATCACCTTTTTCCatataaattgaaaaatctAATTTTCTCTATCTTAAAAACTCATAACACAAGAGTTTAGTTCTTAACCTCAAATCCTagaatttaaatcttaaataacATAATTATCAGAATCAAACCGATAATTAATCTAATCATATGAGTGGATCACTGATCACTAATTCACCCAATTGACCcgatcataattaaataaaaatataaaattataaaaataaattaaaattaaaagttaaaatttaaaatatatgtcttcacaaatatattaataacgtTGAgtcagtaaaaataattattttatatatttaatcgTATAAATGATTAGGACATGTTTAAAAGAATAATGAATTTatgaaaaactaaaactaaaaaaatatatatattggatTTAAAAGTAAGAATAATTTAGGTTAATAAATTGATTGGAGATTAAAATGTCTTGAATAGAAATTAGTTTTAAACATGTCCTAACCATTTATatgattaaatatataaaataattatttttactaacataGCGTTATTAATATACTTATAAAGAcatacattttaaattttaacttttgatattaatttatttttataattttatatttttatttaattatgactgGATCAACGATTGAATCAGTAacctaattatattatttagaatttaaattttagagtttGAGATTAAGAACTAATTCATGTATTATGAGTTTTTGAGATAGAGAAAATTagatttttcaatttatatGGAAGAAGGTGATTTAAACTTAAAAATGTGTCATCGTAAACTAGTGTGtctccatatatatatatatatataagattataattatttttactattattattattacttattCTCTTgggttttatattattattgtttattattaCTATAATAGTATTTCATGGcccaatttgaattttatgttcaaaagaTTATTTCTTGGTCCAGAcaccaaaaaaggaaaaaaagagatTATCTCCCttgacaaaaattaattaatctttCAATTATGTATTAATTTATCCTGCAAAGCCAAACAttaccattttttttaattgacgATGATTGACACCTATCTGTTGTGTATCAGTTGTTGTTTCTCATTGTGACGATAGGTGAACCACGCGTCCACAGTTTCTTCATGCTACTTCATTTCAGCATGTACTGAAAAAAATTACTTTCAGCACCATAGCATTAcccaataataaatacatatgCTTTAGAAATATTGAATTATGTTTAAGATGTACTAAACTAATcatactaaaatattttatttagttgctTCAACTTCATTTCTAAATGAAAACTTAGTATGCAATAAACTTAAAAGTTATTGCAACTCCTTTCACAGCTTTTTAAAATGctaattataaactaaaactaagattttttttttttttgaaattttcatgAACTAAGATATTTAATTTATGCTAAAAATAGTGATATTACATTTCTCCCAAGCTCAAGCAAgtactataaaaaaaagaaacatatagtaaaagcaaaatatttttaaacgttaaaatattttatgtaacaCTAACTTGACAACGTTTAGATTTTTGCATAATCCACACTTTATCACTTAAGTTCTCTTGTTTCCAATATTAACACTCAGGTTTGCATAAACCCTATTCTAGAATGAATGATTTGCTCGAAAAACATCATTTTCTACTATTTTATACTGCATTTTACTTTCAACTTCAAATCTTCTTATGTGATTTCTAGATGACTATCTTGTTCGTGCATTCGTATAGTGCCCCCTAAACGAGAGAGATATTTACTTCTGACATTCACATTGTAAATCCTACAACTTGAAAATGAGCATAAATGCATAATAACTTAAGTTAAAAACTGTCCAATATCACTTTTTGAAATTCAAACAAATATGTCCTAAATCTTGTCCCTATATGAAAGTGAGTcatgaatcaatcaaccataTTACAATAATATCATTTTCACTTATCTTTAGAACATTGGTTGATAATCTCAATAATATACTAATATAGTATAAAATCACTAAAATACATTTACAAAAAAATCTCATAAAAATAGTAAGATTTGCAAGAAAATATTTCAAACTActaaaacaaagataaaatgaAAAGACATATGGTATAGTTAAAGGACAATGTTGAACTTAACTATTACATTTGATGGGCTTCAAGTATCATTTCTAAGCTAAAAGAGTCAAGCAAAAACAATTAGAACCTAAAGGCGGTATCATATATAAGCCTCTCAACATGGCACTTCATATcccaaaaatcaaaattcaatagTCACACAAAAACTAAAGTTTGGCAACCgtttttttagtttcttttatCACCATTTTTGGCAGATTCCAATATAAGTATTTAAGGAAAGACAATTACGTTACATCACAAAAAAAGGTAAATAGCTAGATCATGGATCAATTCAAATCATTATAAACCATATATAATAAGGAATGTTAAGTTGGCGTGACGATATTTAATagtaaaatttgaaatgaagcacctttcaataaaaaatcc
The Arachis duranensis cultivar V14167 chromosome 5, aradu.V14167.gnm2.J7QH, whole genome shotgun sequence genome window above contains:
- the LOC107488245 gene encoding transcription factor BIM2 isoform X1 gives rise to the protein MEGPMQESSATSLKISLLKPVLRGVSMHNINSRLNMMNKNREISLCGLKMRAVQLSTDHSTSIEEVIEYIHFLQEKVHKYEGSFQGWNHEPEKLMPWRNNDKPAESFEACGTNSGSGPSPTLLFASKIDEKNITLSPPITGSSQKLEPGLNTATPFKNMDHPPGITNNTFPIPISSPPNFFPPRKSIGLGEMPHVTHRLPSDAGNGIYQPSVECQTVTATNEKLKEKELAIEGGAISISSVYSKGLLDTLTHALQSSGVDLSQASISVQIELRKQENIIRPTLPMSMCGIKGSFACKCKGCNHWRRIDGLWNSNSKRVPEIWMGINRNQH
- the LOC107488245 gene encoding transcription factor BIM2 isoform X3 encodes the protein MEGPMQESSATSLKISLLKPVLRGVSMHNINSRLNMMNKNREISLCGLKMRAVQLSTDHSTSIEEVIEYIHFLQEKVHKYEGSFQGWNHEPEKLMPWRNNDKPAESFEACGTNSGSGPSPTLLFASKIDEKNITLSPPITGSSQKLEPGLNTATPFKNMDHPPGITNNTFPIPISSPPNFFPPRKSIGLGEMPHVTHRLPSDAGNGIYQPSVECQTVTATNEKLKEKELAIEGGAISISSVYSKGLLDTLTHALQSSGVDLSQASISVQIELRKQENIIRPTLPMSMCGIKGSFACKCKGCNHWRRIDGLWNSNSKRNQH
- the LOC107488245 gene encoding transcription factor BIM2 isoform X2 translates to MEGPMQESSATSLKISLLKPVLRGVSMHNINSRLNMMNKNREISLCGLKMRAVQLSTDHSTSIEEVIEYIHFLQEKVHKYEGSFQGWNHEPEKLMPWRNNDKPAESFEACGTNSGSGPSPTLLFASKIDEKNITLSPPITGSSQKLEPGLNTATPFKNMDHPPGITNNTFPIPISSPPNFFPPRKSIGLGEMPHVTHRLPSDAGNGIYQPSVECQTVTATNEKLKEKELAIEGGAISISSVYSKGLLDTLTHALQSSGVDLSQASISVQIELRKQENIIRPTLPMSMCGIKGSFACKCKGCNHWRRIDGLWNSNSKSARNLDGYQ